One region of Deltaproteobacteria bacterium genomic DNA includes:
- a CDS encoding NRDE family protein — translation MALYYKAFRGMPLLVAANRDEHYDRPSAPPVLLKTTPKIIAGKDLRVGGTWLGVNERGLFVGILNRRGNGDATASATTRSRGLLCMDLLTHASADAVRGFIDRHRESYQPFTVVVADDRHSWAAHNGNGTLSLTELTPGLHVFSSHAEVDSHSDKSDRASKQFALLLDGFEPSALMPRLKVLLSDHSVPANGSGARGEAICVHGEVSGTVSASVVLLAEARRRFEFFHCPGPPCQNNFGSASELPLP, via the coding sequence TTGGCGCTCTATTACAAAGCCTTTCGGGGCATGCCGCTGCTGGTGGCGGCCAATCGCGATGAACACTATGATCGTCCGTCGGCGCCGCCGGTCCTACTGAAAACCACACCGAAAATCATCGCCGGTAAAGACCTGCGTGTGGGCGGAACCTGGCTGGGCGTCAATGAGCGCGGTCTCTTCGTCGGCATTCTCAATCGGCGCGGCAACGGCGATGCGACCGCGAGTGCAACGACTCGCTCGCGCGGGCTCTTGTGCATGGACTTGCTGACCCACGCGAGCGCCGACGCGGTGCGTGGGTTTATCGACCGCCACCGCGAATCCTATCAGCCTTTTACCGTCGTAGTTGCCGATGACCGCCACTCTTGGGCTGCTCACAACGGCAACGGGACACTATCGCTGACGGAGCTCACCCCGGGTCTCCACGTCTTTAGCAGCCATGCCGAGGTCGATTCGCACTCCGACAAAAGCGATCGCGCTTCGAAACAGTTTGCCCTTCTGCTCGACGGCTTCGAGCCGTCTGCCCTAATGCCGCGGCTAAAAGTGTTGTTGAGCGATCACAGTGTGCCGGCCAACGGTTCAGGCGCCCGCGGCGAAGCGATTTGCGTCCACGGCGAAGTCTCGGGCACGGTGTCGGCAAGCGTGGTGCTGCTGGCTGAAGCCCGGCGCCGGTTTGAATTTTTTCATTGTCCCGGACCGCCTTGTCAAAATAATTTCGGCTCGGCTTCGGAATTGCCGCTGCCATGA
- the glpX gene encoding class II fructose-bisphosphatase, whose translation MDRNLALEAVRVTEAAALNCARLIGRGDEKAADQAAVDAMRKAFDALAIEGTVVIGEGERDEAPMLYIGEKVGSGGPKIDIALDPLEGTTICATGAPNALSVLAMGDGGKLLNCPDTYMEKIASGPAGRGVIDLDKTPTQNLHALAEAKRCKVEDLMVIILSRPRHEAIIKEVRQTGARIRLIGDGDVAAAIATTKPETGIDLLLGIGGAPEGVIAAAALRCAGGEFQGRLAPRNNEEIERAKKMGVADIKKKFSITELAAGDVMFAATGVTDGDYLQGVHFFPGGATTQSVVMRSKTKTVRIINATHHFDSKPTY comes from the coding sequence ATGGACCGAAATCTAGCTCTGGAAGCGGTGCGCGTTACCGAAGCGGCGGCATTGAACTGTGCCCGATTGATCGGGCGCGGCGACGAGAAGGCGGCGGACCAAGCCGCGGTGGACGCGATGCGCAAAGCCTTCGATGCACTAGCCATCGAAGGCACGGTGGTGATCGGCGAGGGCGAACGCGACGAAGCGCCGATGCTCTATATCGGCGAGAAGGTCGGCTCGGGCGGCCCGAAAATCGACATAGCGCTCGATCCCCTCGAAGGCACGACCATCTGCGCCACCGGCGCTCCCAATGCGCTTTCTGTGCTCGCCATGGGCGACGGCGGCAAGCTGCTCAACTGCCCTGACACCTACATGGAAAAAATCGCCAGCGGCCCGGCGGGGCGCGGGGTCATCGATCTCGACAAAACACCGACGCAGAACTTGCACGCGCTAGCCGAAGCGAAGCGCTGCAAAGTCGAAGACCTGATGGTGATTATCTTAAGCCGGCCGCGCCACGAAGCGATCATCAAAGAAGTGCGCCAAACCGGCGCGCGCATTCGCTTGATCGGCGATGGCGATGTTGCCGCCGCCATCGCGACGACCAAGCCGGAAACCGGCATCGATCTACTACTCGGCATCGGCGGTGCACCGGAAGGGGTCATCGCCGCGGCGGCGCTGCGCTGCGCCGGTGGCGAGTTCCAGGGACGTTTAGCGCCGCGCAACAACGAAGAGATCGAACGCGCCAAGAAAATGGGCGTCGCCGACATCAAGAAAAAGTTCAGCATAACCGAGCTGGCCGCCGGCGACGTCATGTTCGCCGCCACCGGCGTGACCGACGGCGACTATCTCCAAGGCGTGCACTTCTTTCCCGGCGGCGCGACCACGCAGTCGGTGGTCATGCGCTCGAAAACCAAGACCGTGCGGATCATCAACGCGACGCACCATTTCGACAGCAAACCGACCTACTAA
- a CDS encoding MoxR family ATPase, with protein sequence MFRSVDDVVSGLGTQKYICNKNVATVVYLGTTLQKPILVEGPAGVGKTELGKVLASALGMELIRLQCYEGLDEGKALYEWEYAKQLLYTQILKDKIGETLQGAPTLQAAVDTIARQDGVFFSDRFLLPRPLLRALLSEKQSVLLIDEIDKSDAEFEAFLLEILSDFQVTVPEIGTLKAKHIPLVILTSNNSREMSDALKRRCLHLYIDFPGEEREMEIIKLKVPGVGDQLAQEVVRLLHRVRKLDLKKTPSISETLDWVKALTLLNVKQLDNELVDQTLSALMKYEADIRKASQELKTYLAEKKAHQGPTSGGSDSDHLH encoded by the coding sequence ATGTTTCGATCGGTCGACGATGTGGTTTCGGGGCTGGGCACGCAAAAATATATTTGCAACAAGAACGTTGCCACCGTGGTTTACCTCGGCACCACGTTACAGAAGCCAATCCTCGTCGAAGGGCCCGCCGGCGTCGGCAAGACCGAATTGGGCAAAGTGTTGGCCAGCGCCCTCGGCATGGAGCTGATTCGCCTGCAGTGCTACGAAGGTTTGGACGAAGGCAAAGCGCTCTACGAATGGGAGTATGCCAAGCAGCTGCTCTATACCCAAATCTTGAAAGACAAGATCGGTGAGACTTTGCAAGGCGCGCCGACGCTGCAGGCGGCGGTCGACACCATCGCCAGGCAAGACGGCGTCTTCTTTTCCGATCGTTTCTTGCTGCCCCGGCCTTTGTTGCGCGCGCTCCTGTCGGAGAAGCAATCGGTGCTGTTGATCGATGAAATCGATAAATCCGATGCCGAGTTCGAAGCCTTTCTGCTGGAAATCTTGAGCGACTTTCAAGTCACCGTGCCGGAGATCGGCACGCTCAAAGCCAAACACATTCCGCTGGTGATTCTGACCAGCAACAACAGCCGAGAAATGTCGGACGCGCTCAAGCGCCGCTGCCTGCATCTCTACATCGATTTCCCCGGCGAAGAACGGGAAATGGAAATTATTAAACTCAAAGTGCCCGGCGTTGGCGATCAGCTAGCGCAGGAGGTCGTCCGGCTGTTGCATCGGGTGCGCAAGCTCGATTTGAAAAAGACGCCGAGCATCAGCGAGACTCTCGATTGGGTAAAAGCGCTGACGCTGCTCAACGTCAAGCAACTGGACAACGAGCTAGTTGACCAGACGTTGTCGGCACTGATGAAATACGAAGCCGATATCCGCAAAGCGAGCCAGGAGCTGAAGACCTATCTCGCAGAGAAAAAGGCGCACCAGGGTCCCACCAGCGGCGGCAGCGACAGCGATCATTTGCATTAG
- a CDS encoding NUDIX hydrolase, producing the protein MTAPKQPRLAATVILLRPAEAQGFEVFLTRRPDSMPFLGGMYCFPGGTLHKEDSSEAMLRRCRGVTPTQARDILGARFRPRDALGLWVACVRELFEETGVLLGCQEGGKVIEEARIAALHDALMNEALSFLALLEREELNCDLGRLAYFSCWQTPSQFPVRFDTRFFIATLPANQTPLATSPEVAHSLWITPDEALQLFKRGELPMIFPTFASLRTLADFAGLESLQKEYLQVP; encoded by the coding sequence ATGACCGCACCCAAACAGCCGCGGCTGGCGGCCACGGTGATTCTGCTGCGGCCCGCCGAAGCGCAAGGCTTCGAAGTTTTTCTCACCCGCCGCCCCGACTCCATGCCGTTTCTCGGCGGCATGTACTGTTTTCCCGGCGGCACTCTGCATAAAGAAGATAGTTCCGAAGCGATGCTGCGCCGCTGTCGCGGCGTCACCCCGACGCAGGCGCGGGACATACTTGGCGCCCGCTTCAGGCCGCGCGACGCGCTGGGGCTGTGGGTCGCCTGCGTCAGAGAGTTGTTTGAAGAGACCGGTGTGCTGCTCGGGTGCCAGGAAGGCGGCAAGGTCATCGAAGAGGCACGCATCGCAGCCTTGCACGATGCTTTGATGAATGAAGCGCTTTCATTTTTGGCTTTGTTGGAACGAGAAGAGTTAAACTGCGATCTTGGCCGCCTCGCCTATTTTTCTTGCTGGCAGACTCCATCGCAGTTTCCCGTGCGCTTCGATACCCGTTTTTTCATTGCCACCTTGCCGGCAAACCAGACGCCGCTGGCAACCTCACCGGAGGTGGCCCATAGTTTGTGGATCACGCCTGATGAAGCTTTGCAGCTATTTAAGCGCGGCGAGCTGCCGATGATTTTCCCGACGTTTGCTTCGCTGCGGACGCTCGCGGACTTCGCTGGCCTAGAGAGTCTCCAGAAGGAATATCTGCAGGTGCCGTAG